From a region of the Lactuca sativa cultivar Salinas chromosome 4, Lsat_Salinas_v11, whole genome shotgun sequence genome:
- the LOC111899651 gene encoding riboflavin synthase has translation MAMSSTSILKFPLYNSLRLTNLKPKLPSSLIFNPQKPKSLTLKTYQRTQIKSLFTGIVEELGKIKELGFDESGESFDMVIHSPTVLQDVNLGDSIAVNGTCLTVTEFDSDRLEFKAGLAPETLRKTSLIELVKGSVVNLERAVKPSTRMGGHFVQGHVDGTGEIVSMEVEGDSLWIKVKTSPEILKFIVPKGFIAVDGTSLTVVEVFDEDGCFNFMMVAYTQQNVVIPLKKIGQKVNLEVDVLGKYVEKLLSSGFVESIKSR, from the coding sequence ATGGCGATGTCATCAACCTCGATCCTCAAATTCCCACTTTACAACTCCCTTAGATTAACAAATCTCAAACCTAAACTCCCCTCATCCCTCATCTTCAACCCCCAGAAACCAAAATCACTTACCCTTAAAACCTACCAAAGAACACAGATAAAATCCCTCTTCACCGGAATCGTGGAAGAACTGGGAAAAATCAAGGAATTAGGTTTCGACGAATCAGGCGAATCATTCGACATGGTAATCCATTCTCCAACCGTCCTCCAAGACGTTAACCTCGGCGACAGCATAGCTGTGAACGGCACCTGTTTAACAGTCACAGAATTCGATTCCGATCGGTTGGAATTCAAAGCCGGTTTGGCTCCTGAAACGTTAAGAAAGACGTCGTTAATCGAATTGGTGAAAGGTTCGGTTGTTAATTTGGAGAGAGCTGTGAAACCATCGACACGAATGGGTGGGCATTTTGTGCAGGGGCATGTTGATGGAACAGGTGAGATTGTTTCAATGGAGGTTGAAGGAGATTCGTTGTGGATTAAGGTGAAAACTTCGCCGGAGATATTGAAATTTATAGTGCCGAAGGGGTTTATTGCGGTGGATGGGACTAGTTTGACGGTGGTGGAGGTGTTTGATGAAGATGGGTGTTTTAATTTCATGATGGTGGCGTATACACAGCAGAACGTTGTGATTCCATTGAAGAAAATCGGGCAAAAGGTGAATCTGGAGGTGGATGTATTGGGGAAATATGTAGAGAAGCTTCTTAGCAGTGGATTTGTGGAGAGTATTAAatcaagatga